In the genome of Paenibacillus sp. FSL R5-0766, one region contains:
- the proB gene encoding glutamate 5-kinase, with protein MTSRIVVKIGSSSLTTEEGGLDRSSITFFAGEIAALADQGHEVLLVTSGAVAAGFREIGYPQRPKLLHEKQAAAAVGQALLMQAYQQAFAAHRVTTAQILLTRTDFHSRKRMGNAGMTVEELLKQRVIPIFNENDTVSVDELKFGDNDLLSALVANLVKAQHLIILTDTNGLYTADPRKDPSAVRYDRIPEITAEIYAFAGGSGSTVGTGGMRSKVDAAKVATRGGVPVFVGSVKEPGDMQKAVDGTGKGTYFETRLASLSRKKQWLGFMSTPLGTVVVDDGAEEALVHGGHSLLPVGVKRVLGTFHAGDVVEVIGMDETLLGRGIVNYDDDQLRLIAGLPSGDVMKRLASIHRLEVIHRDEWITLK; from the coding sequence ATGACTTCACGTATTGTAGTTAAGATTGGAAGCAGCTCGCTTACAACGGAAGAAGGCGGTCTGGATCGCAGTTCGATCACTTTTTTTGCCGGAGAAATTGCAGCATTGGCTGATCAGGGCCATGAAGTGCTTTTGGTCACCTCTGGAGCGGTAGCGGCCGGATTCCGGGAGATCGGTTATCCTCAGCGCCCCAAACTGCTACATGAGAAACAAGCCGCAGCGGCCGTTGGGCAGGCATTACTGATGCAGGCATATCAACAGGCTTTTGCAGCGCACCGCGTTACTACGGCGCAAATTCTGTTAACTCGTACAGACTTTCACAGTCGTAAACGCATGGGTAATGCAGGCATGACCGTAGAAGAGCTGCTCAAACAGCGAGTGATTCCGATTTTTAATGAGAATGATACGGTTTCGGTGGATGAATTGAAGTTTGGTGATAACGATCTGTTGTCCGCATTGGTTGCGAACCTGGTGAAGGCACAGCATCTGATCATTCTTACCGATACCAACGGACTGTACACCGCAGATCCGCGTAAAGATCCTTCTGCCGTTCGTTACGACCGTATCCCCGAGATAACGGCTGAGATCTACGCTTTTGCCGGCGGTTCAGGATCAACGGTTGGTACAGGCGGAATGCGATCCAAAGTTGATGCAGCCAAGGTTGCTACACGTGGAGGCGTACCTGTATTCGTGGGAAGTGTGAAAGAACCCGGAGATATGCAGAAGGCGGTTGATGGCACGGGCAAAGGAACTTACTTTGAGACACGACTCGCTTCACTATCTCGTAAAAAGCAGTGGCTCGGCTTCATGTCTACTCCGCTGGGAACCGTCGTTGTGGATGATGGTGCTGAAGAAGCACTTGTCCATGGGGGCCATAGTCTTCTGCCTGTAGGGGTCAAGCGAGTACTGGGAACATTCCATGCCGGAGACGTCGTAGAGGTCATTGGAATGGATGAAACCTTGCTCGGTCGCGGTATTGTCAATTATGATGATGACCAGCTTCGACTCATTGCCGGACTTCCCAGTGGAGATGTGATGAAACGACTTGCCAGCATCCACAGACTTGAAGTTATTCATAGAGACGAATGGATTACCTTAAAATAA
- a CDS encoding pyridoxal phosphate-dependent aminotransferase: protein MTHSDHTSARSAFKIPTSDVMTQLPTQFFATLVQNVNREIASGHDVINLGQGNPDTPTPPHIVKTLQESAENPLYHKYSPFRGHSFLKEAVAKRYKEDYNVDLDPETEVAILFGGKTGLVQLPQVLLNPGDTVLVPDPGYPDYWSGVALAKANMSFMPLLESNAFLPDYEAVTAEDREKAKLMFLNYPNNPTSATAPLSFYEDTVEFAIQNQIVVASDFAYGAIGFDGHRPVSFLQAPGAKEVGIEFYTLSKTYNMAGWRVGFALGNAEIVSKINLLQDHIYVSLFGGIQAAATEALTGSQECVASLVSRYESRRNTFYDALSSIGWQATKPAGSFFSWLPVPAGHTSASFADLLLREAKVAVAPGIGFGSHGEGYVRAGLLSDENRLREAVERIGKLNLFK from the coding sequence ATGACCCATTCAGACCATACATCTGCTCGTTCAGCTTTTAAGATACCGACTTCTGATGTGATGACACAGCTGCCAACGCAATTTTTTGCTACCCTTGTTCAAAATGTAAATCGTGAAATCGCAAGTGGACATGACGTGATCAATCTGGGTCAGGGGAACCCGGATACACCTACACCACCTCATATTGTGAAAACACTGCAAGAGTCGGCTGAGAATCCCCTCTACCACAAATACTCCCCTTTTAGAGGGCACTCTTTCCTGAAGGAAGCTGTCGCCAAACGTTATAAGGAAGATTACAACGTTGATCTGGACCCCGAGACTGAAGTAGCCATTCTGTTCGGAGGCAAAACAGGTCTGGTTCAGTTACCACAGGTACTGCTTAACCCCGGCGACACCGTTCTCGTTCCAGATCCCGGCTACCCGGATTACTGGTCTGGTGTTGCGCTCGCCAAAGCAAACATGTCATTTATGCCTTTGCTCGAGTCCAACGCATTCCTGCCGGATTATGAAGCTGTTACAGCCGAAGATCGGGAAAAGGCCAAGCTGATGTTCCTGAACTACCCCAACAACCCAACGTCAGCAACGGCCCCCCTTTCGTTCTACGAAGATACGGTAGAATTCGCCATTCAAAATCAAATCGTAGTAGCCAGCGACTTTGCTTACGGTGCAATTGGATTCGACGGACATCGTCCAGTCAGTTTCCTGCAAGCCCCTGGTGCCAAAGAAGTCGGTATTGAGTTCTATACGTTATCCAAAACATACAATATGGCTGGATGGCGTGTTGGATTCGCACTCGGTAACGCAGAGATTGTCTCTAAAATCAATCTGCTTCAGGATCATATCTATGTCAGTCTTTTTGGTGGGATTCAAGCTGCCGCAACGGAAGCACTTACTGGCTCCCAGGAATGTGTTGCCTCGCTGGTTTCACGTTACGAATCGCGTCGCAATACGTTTTATGACGCTCTTTCCTCGATTGGCTGGCAAGCTACGAAACCCGCAGGTTCATTCTTCAGCTGGTTGCCTGTACCTGCCGGTCATACCTCCGCTTCATTTGCAGACTTGTTACTGCGAGAAGCCAAGGTGGCCGTAGCCCCAGGTATTGGTTTTGGTTCACATGGTGAAGGCTATGTGCGCGCAGGACTGCTAAGTGATGAAAACCGATTACGCGAAGCTGTGGAGCGGATTGGCAAGCTGAATTTATTCAAGTAA
- a CDS encoding 2,3-diketo-5-methylthiopentyl-1-phosphate enolase yields the protein MNNMCTATYRLHDDHADFRKKAQSIAIGMTVGSWTELPQAQREAMQKHLGEVISVEVHEAEGMAVGERYADITIGYPDVNFSRDIPALLVTVFGKISMDGRIKLTKLGFSDGFLSAFPGPKFGLNGVRDLLGVHDRPLLMSIFKSVIGLNADELREQFIRQALGGVDLIKDDEILFENKLTPIEKRVEVCMKAAEQARQETGKKLLYATNLTGPTSRLKQQAERAIGTGANALLFNVLSYGYDVLHELSSDPDINVPIMAHPALAGALYPSPHYGMSASVVLGQLMRLAGADLVLFPSPYGSVTMPKEENMAITEQLLTADLPVRTSMPVPSAGIHPGLVPLILRDFGTDVIVNAGGGIHGHPMGTEAGGRAFLQAIEAAQRSIPLAQYATEHPELKSALDLWGGER from the coding sequence ATGAATAACATGTGCACAGCCACATATCGTCTGCATGATGATCATGCAGACTTTCGCAAGAAAGCTCAGTCCATCGCGATTGGCATGACCGTGGGTAGCTGGACGGAGTTGCCACAAGCCCAGCGTGAAGCGATGCAGAAGCATCTGGGCGAAGTCATCAGCGTAGAAGTCCATGAAGCTGAAGGAATGGCTGTGGGTGAGCGTTACGCTGATATTACCATTGGATATCCTGATGTTAACTTCAGCCGTGATATACCTGCTTTGCTCGTGACGGTCTTTGGCAAAATCTCAATGGATGGCCGGATCAAACTAACAAAGCTTGGTTTCTCGGATGGCTTCCTCAGTGCATTCCCTGGACCCAAGTTTGGACTGAATGGTGTTCGTGATCTGCTTGGTGTGCATGATCGTCCACTGTTAATGAGTATCTTTAAGTCAGTTATTGGGCTAAATGCAGACGAACTGCGTGAACAATTTATTCGTCAGGCTCTTGGCGGCGTTGATTTGATCAAGGACGATGAGATCCTGTTTGAGAATAAATTGACACCCATCGAAAAAAGAGTCGAGGTCTGCATGAAAGCTGCCGAACAGGCACGTCAGGAGACCGGCAAGAAACTTCTGTATGCAACCAATCTTACAGGACCAACATCTCGTCTGAAACAGCAAGCTGAACGCGCTATTGGTACAGGAGCCAATGCACTGCTATTCAACGTATTGTCCTACGGATATGATGTCCTGCATGAACTCAGTAGTGATCCAGATATTAATGTGCCGATTATGGCGCACCCTGCTCTTGCAGGTGCACTGTATCCTTCACCACATTACGGCATGTCGGCTTCGGTTGTACTAGGCCAGTTGATGCGTCTAGCGGGTGCCGATCTGGTGCTCTTCCCTTCTCCTTATGGTTCGGTTACGATGCCGAAGGAAGAAAATATGGCGATCACGGAGCAATTACTGACAGCTGATCTGCCTGTACGAACCAGTATGCCCGTACCTTCAGCCGGCATCCATCCAGGCCTTGTACCACTCATTTTGCGCGACTTTGGTACAGATGTCATCGTTAATGCTGGTGGCGGTATACATGGACATCCTATGGGCACTGAGGCAGGCGGACGTGCATTCCTGCAAGCCATTGAGGCAGCTCAGCGTTCCATTCCACTTGCGCAATATGCAACCGAGCATCCGGAGCTGAAAAGCGCATTGGACCTGTGGGGTGGCGAACGAT
- a CDS encoding glutamate-5-semialdehyde dehydrogenase, with translation MSEVREKASKAQATVPQLNRLNTEQKNTALRVMADALIKETDSIITANAEDLERGREQGTPESMLDRLALNKERIVGIAEGLRQIADLPDPVGEVLETFTRPNGLHVEKLRVPIGLIGIIYEARPNVTVDAAGLCLKTGNAVLLRGGSSALSSNRKIVEVLHQALTTTDMPADALQLVEDADRASVDEMLKLNGLLDVIIPRGGASLIRNVVANATVPVIETGAGICHTYVDETADPVMAAEIAINAKAQRPSVCNSMETLLLHAAYAEEHLPALAEQFREANVILKGCDTVRRLVPSALEATEEDYATEYNDYILNIRVVKNLDEAMQHIAHYGTKHSECIVTRDTAHAERFMHDVDAAAVYHNASTRFTDGFEFGYGAEIGISTQKLHARGPMGLPALTSTKYRITGNGQIRQ, from the coding sequence ATGAGTGAAGTGAGAGAAAAAGCCAGCAAAGCCCAAGCAACGGTTCCACAGCTGAACCGATTGAATACAGAACAGAAAAATACGGCCCTGCGTGTCATGGCAGATGCTTTGATTAAGGAAACGGATTCCATCATTACGGCAAACGCCGAAGATCTGGAACGCGGCAGAGAACAAGGTACGCCGGAATCCATGCTGGATCGACTCGCCCTCAATAAAGAGCGCATTGTTGGCATTGCTGAAGGATTACGTCAGATTGCGGATCTCCCTGATCCAGTCGGTGAAGTATTGGAGACATTTACCCGTCCTAACGGATTACATGTTGAAAAACTTAGAGTGCCGATTGGTCTGATCGGTATCATCTACGAAGCTCGACCTAATGTAACCGTGGACGCAGCCGGATTATGTCTCAAAACAGGTAATGCGGTGCTTCTGCGCGGCGGCTCCTCTGCCTTGTCCTCCAACCGCAAAATTGTCGAGGTACTGCATCAGGCACTCACAACCACAGACATGCCTGCTGATGCGCTGCAACTGGTTGAGGATGCAGATCGTGCTTCCGTGGATGAAATGCTCAAACTGAACGGATTACTGGACGTTATTATTCCACGAGGCGGGGCTTCGCTCATTCGTAATGTGGTTGCCAATGCAACCGTACCTGTCATCGAAACTGGGGCTGGCATCTGCCATACCTATGTGGATGAAACAGCCGATCCGGTCATGGCAGCCGAAATTGCCATCAATGCCAAGGCACAACGTCCTTCTGTATGTAACTCCATGGAAACGTTACTCCTACATGCCGCATACGCGGAAGAGCACCTGCCTGCTCTTGCCGAACAATTCCGTGAGGCGAATGTGATTTTGAAAGGTTGCGACACGGTACGCCGTCTTGTCCCTTCCGCTCTTGAGGCAACCGAGGAAGACTATGCGACCGAGTACAACGACTATATTTTAAATATCCGTGTGGTCAAGAATCTGGATGAAGCGATGCAGCACATCGCACATTACGGAACCAAACATTCCGAGTGTATCGTAACCCGGGATACAGCCCATGCAGAGCGTTTTATGCATGATGTGGATGCAGCAGCCGTCTATCACAATGCGTCCACACGTTTCACTGACGGATTTGAATTTGGCTATGGAGCCGAAATCGGGATCAGTACTCAGAAATTGCATGCACGTGGACCGATGGGACTGCCAGCACTGACGTCAACCAAATATCGGATTACAGGCAATGGACAGATTCGTCAATAA
- the proC gene encoding pyrroline-5-carboxylate reductase: MSQEQQTLLQQKITFHGAGAMAEAIVRGLISRLVVRPQDITMLNRSNQKRQEELSTRYAVHTGTASQSLDHLASTPVIVLCMKPKDAAAALRELGPLLSPDQLIVSVIAGLSIRTMQSLLGRKQPIARTMPNTSSTIGLGATGLAFSAEITDDQRSTVMTMFEAVGIVTIVPEDKLEVLTGISGSGPAYVYYLMEAMIAAGIRGGLSSQQSRDLTVQTVLGASRMVQQTGLEPMKLRSDVTSPGGATQAALKTLDEGDFFENVIAAVNRCAERSREMGAALEGDLK, translated from the coding sequence ATGAGTCAAGAGCAACAGACGTTACTACAACAGAAGATTACTTTCCACGGAGCAGGCGCGATGGCTGAAGCCATCGTGCGCGGACTGATCTCCCGCCTGGTCGTTCGTCCTCAGGATATTACGATGCTGAACCGCAGCAACCAGAAACGTCAGGAGGAGCTCAGCACCCGTTATGCTGTACATACCGGAACGGCCTCGCAATCCTTGGATCACCTTGCCTCCACTCCGGTCATTGTACTCTGTATGAAACCCAAAGATGCTGCCGCAGCACTGCGCGAACTGGGTCCACTGTTATCACCTGATCAACTGATCGTATCTGTCATTGCCGGATTATCAATCCGCACGATGCAGTCCTTGCTCGGTCGTAAACAGCCGATCGCCAGAACCATGCCAAATACATCCAGTACCATCGGACTTGGGGCAACCGGTCTTGCCTTCTCTGCGGAGATTACGGATGATCAGCGCAGTACGGTCATGACCATGTTTGAAGCAGTTGGAATCGTGACCATTGTGCCTGAAGATAAACTCGAAGTGCTCACAGGGATTTCCGGAAGCGGCCCTGCTTATGTATACTATTTAATGGAGGCCATGATTGCCGCAGGTATTCGTGGTGGCTTATCCAGCCAGCAATCTCGTGATCTCACTGTTCAGACGGTGCTTGGCGCGTCACGTATGGTACAACAAACCGGTTTGGAACCAATGAAGCTTCGTAGTGATGTGACATCCCCGGGAGGGGCAACCCAGGCAGCACTGAAAACGCTGGACGAAGGAGATTTCTTTGAAAATGTAATCGCAGCCGTCAACCGCTGTGCAGAGCGCTCACGGGAGATGGGAGCTGCTTTGGAAGGGGATCTAAAATGA